A window from Thiosulfatimonas sediminis encodes these proteins:
- the trpS gene encoding tryptophan--tRNA ligase: MHKPTLLSGIQPSGDLMIGNYIGSIKNWVTMQDDYNCLFSLVNMHAITVEQNPEELRNRSLDFVAWYLASGINPDKSTVFIQSHVPEHSELAWILNCSTYMGELNRMTQFKDKSAKHSANINVGLFDYPVLMAADILLYQTAMVPVGADQKQHLELTRDLAMRFNSKYQRDIFTVPEPFIPPTTSGGRIMSLQDPLSKMSKSDENKNNFIALGDDPKLILKKFKQAVTDSDSQIHYDLANKPGISNLLTIYSVISGQSIDEVTKHFEGKMYGHLKVELGELVADYLAPIQTKFKQIRSDEAELKAILADGAKQARAQAQVTLAEVHNAIGFVSP, from the coding sequence ATGCATAAACCGACCTTATTAAGCGGCATTCAGCCCTCCGGCGACCTGATGATTGGCAACTACATTGGCTCAATAAAAAATTGGGTAACCATGCAAGATGATTACAATTGTCTTTTTTCGCTCGTCAATATGCACGCCATCACAGTTGAACAAAATCCCGAAGAGCTGCGCAATCGCAGTTTAGATTTTGTTGCTTGGTATCTCGCCTCTGGCATTAATCCGGACAAAAGCACTGTTTTTATCCAATCACATGTACCAGAACATTCCGAACTAGCATGGATTTTAAACTGCTCGACCTACATGGGCGAACTTAATCGCATGACGCAGTTTAAAGATAAATCGGCGAAACACTCGGCCAACATCAATGTCGGGCTATTTGATTATCCCGTCTTGATGGCGGCAGATATTTTGCTGTACCAAACGGCGATGGTGCCCGTCGGCGCGGACCAAAAACAGCATTTAGAATTAACCCGTGATTTAGCCATGCGCTTTAATAGCAAATACCAACGCGATATTTTCACTGTGCCGGAACCGTTCATTCCACCGACAACCTCAGGCGGTCGAATTATGAGCCTGCAAGACCCACTATCAAAAATGTCTAAGTCCGATGAAAACAAAAATAACTTTATCGCGCTGGGTGATGATCCGAAATTGATTCTCAAAAAGTTCAAACAAGCGGTGACCGATTCCGATTCGCAAATCCACTACGACCTTGCCAACAAACCAGGTATATCCAATTTACTGACGATATACTCAGTTATTAGCGGTCAATCTATTGACGAAGTGACCAAACACTTTGAGGGAAAAATGTATGGCCACCTAAAAGTCGAACTCGGTGAATTGGTTGCCGACTATTTAGCACCAATCCAAACAAAGTTTAAACAAATTCGATCTGATGAGGCGGAGCTCAAAGCCATTTTAGCAGACGGCGCAAAACAAGCCCGCGCGCAAGCGCAAGTAACGCTTGCCGAGGTGCATAACGCCATCGGTTTTGTGAGTCCATAA
- a CDS encoding methyltransferase family protein, with translation MHQKLKHPIYSYSLVSGQFGLIGALAVFAFPANWPIWSLFFYAAGTLLGLWALKTMHLGHFNIVPDPLPHLAVVTTGPYRFIRHPMYAAILLFCLPLPLLDGQLTSAWLYFALFATLLLKLHYEETLICRQVSDYRIYQTHTKKLLPWVF, from the coding sequence ATGCACCAAAAACTCAAACACCCAATTTACTCTTACAGTTTAGTCAGTGGCCAATTTGGCCTAATCGGCGCTTTAGCTGTGTTTGCTTTTCCGGCTAACTGGCCAATTTGGAGCCTGTTTTTTTATGCCGCTGGTACACTGCTTGGGCTATGGGCTCTAAAGACAATGCATCTCGGTCACTTTAATATCGTGCCAGACCCACTGCCACACTTGGCCGTCGTCACCACTGGACCCTACAGGTTTATCCGTCATCCGATGTATGCCGCCATTTTACTTTTCTGTTTGCCTCTGCCACTACTTGATGGCCAACTTACGAGCGCTTGGCTTTATTTTGCCTTATTCGCGACACTGCTTTTAAAGCTGCATTACGAAGAGACTTTAATCTGCCGGCAAGTAAGCGACTATCGAATCTACCAAACCCATACCAAAAAACTCCTTCCATGGGTCTTTTAA
- the pcnB gene encoding polynucleotide adenylyltransferase PcnB, with product MTAEDHQPPFVLSRDDHNISRDDIDRAALDVLYPLKRAGYDAYLVGGCVRDLLLGLEPKDFDVVTNAEPEQVKQVFQRRCQLIGRRFRLAHVRFGRNIIEVATFRGHDQTAPQARGRFFGRKKFAQTREVDESGRLLQDNIYGSIEEDVWRRDFTVNALYYSVKDYSILDYTHQGIEDIEKGLIRLIGDPQTRYREDPVRMIRAVRFAAKLGFRIEKQSEAPIRELAPLLSDVSNARMFEEVLKLFHSGVAVQVFEKLRHYGLFEHLFPQTEKVLEQESEGFPRMLVIEALKSTDERIRSGKSVNPAFLFSALLWEPMQQRKQALMDQGEVHQNALFAAANEVIEQQIKQTAIPKRFTAQIREIWSLQYRLPKRHGDKAQELLEHPRFRAAYDFLGIRVAAGETAEQHLFDWWTEYQEKTPVERVAFASDLKPQHKRKRRPPRRNRNFFRKRSQNGESSAPKDS from the coding sequence GTGACAGCTGAGGATCATCAACCACCCTTCGTTTTAAGTCGAGACGACCACAATATTTCCCGCGATGACATTGATCGTGCCGCTTTGGATGTTCTTTATCCGTTGAAGCGCGCCGGCTATGATGCCTATCTTGTCGGTGGTTGTGTGCGCGATTTACTCTTAGGGCTTGAGCCGAAAGATTTTGACGTTGTCACCAATGCCGAGCCTGAACAAGTTAAGCAGGTATTCCAGCGACGCTGCCAATTAATTGGGCGACGCTTTCGTTTAGCGCACGTTCGTTTTGGTCGTAATATTATTGAAGTAGCTACCTTCCGAGGTCATGATCAAACGGCACCGCAAGCGCGTGGTCGATTTTTCGGTCGCAAAAAATTTGCGCAAACGCGCGAAGTTGATGAGAGTGGACGTCTTCTGCAAGACAATATTTACGGCAGCATTGAAGAGGACGTCTGGCGTCGTGATTTTACGGTAAACGCACTCTATTACAGCGTGAAAGATTATTCGATTCTTGATTACACTCATCAGGGAATTGAAGACATTGAAAAAGGTCTGATACGTCTGATTGGTGATCCGCAAACGCGTTATCGAGAAGATCCTGTACGGATGATTCGCGCTGTACGTTTTGCAGCAAAATTAGGCTTTAGAATTGAGAAGCAATCGGAAGCACCAATACGTGAACTCGCGCCTTTGCTGAGCGATGTCTCTAATGCCCGAATGTTTGAAGAAGTGCTTAAACTTTTCCATAGCGGTGTTGCGGTCCAGGTTTTTGAAAAATTACGTCATTACGGACTTTTTGAGCATCTGTTCCCGCAAACTGAAAAAGTGCTAGAGCAAGAAAGTGAAGGCTTTCCGAGGATGTTGGTCATTGAGGCATTGAAAAGCACTGACGAGCGTATTCGTTCAGGTAAAAGTGTGAATCCGGCGTTTTTGTTTTCCGCTTTGCTTTGGGAGCCAATGCAGCAACGTAAGCAAGCGTTGATGGATCAAGGTGAAGTGCATCAAAATGCGTTGTTTGCTGCCGCGAATGAAGTGATCGAGCAACAGATTAAACAGACAGCGATACCTAAACGCTTCACTGCCCAAATTCGCGAGATTTGGAGTTTGCAATATCGTCTGCCAAAGCGTCATGGTGACAAGGCGCAAGAGTTGTTAGAGCATCCGCGTTTTCGTGCGGCTTACGATTTTCTTGGGATTCGCGTTGCCGCCGGAGAGACGGCCGAGCAGCATCTTTTTGACTGGTGGACGGAATATCAAGAAAAAACCCCGGTTGAACGTGTCGCTTTTGCCTCAGATTTAAAGCCACAGCATAAGCGCAAACGTCGTCCACCGCGTCGTAACCGTAATTTCTTCCGTAAACGTAGCCAAAATGGCGAAAGTTCAGCGCCTAAAGATTCGTGA
- the folK gene encoding 2-amino-4-hydroxy-6-hydroxymethyldihydropteridine diphosphokinase, with product MKIHTAYLGLGANLDAPVQQIKEALRLLQAQPEVHSLVSSQLYASKPLGPQDQPDYVNAVCRLEVSLEPLALLALCQNIEMQLGRVRKRHWGERTMDVDILLYDAISLHSETLTIPHAQMHLRDFVLVPLAEIAPAIDIPGLGTIDTLLKNLQQSFLLPLAVE from the coding sequence GTGAAAATTCATACCGCCTATCTTGGGTTGGGGGCGAATCTTGATGCCCCTGTTCAACAAATTAAAGAGGCTTTGAGGCTGCTGCAAGCGCAGCCGGAAGTGCATTCGTTGGTTTCTTCTCAACTCTACGCTTCCAAGCCTTTAGGGCCGCAAGACCAGCCGGATTACGTGAATGCGGTTTGTCGCTTAGAGGTTTCGCTTGAGCCCTTGGCGTTGTTGGCGTTGTGTCAAAATATTGAAATGCAGTTGGGGCGAGTTAGAAAACGTCATTGGGGCGAGCGCACGATGGATGTGGATATTTTGCTGTATGACGCAATCTCTTTACACAGCGAAACTCTAACGATTCCCCATGCACAGATGCATCTGCGCGATTTTGTGCTCGTTCCACTGGCAGAAATCGCTCCAGCGATCGACATACCCGGGTTAGGGACGATAGATACCCTATTAAAAAACTTGCAGCAGAGTTTTTTGCTCCCGCTTGCGGTTGAATAA
- the panB gene encoding 3-methyl-2-oxobutanoate hydroxymethyltransferase — translation MRKRLSNLQKTLADGEALACLTAYDASQAYWAAQSGVDVLLVGDSLGMVVQGHSTTLPVSLDNMVYHTQLVQRGNAQAQHPAYCIADLPFMSDATIESALQAAGRLMKEGGANMVKLEGAQRVVPIIRALAQLGVPVCGHLGLLPQSVEKHGYKVQGKDAVSAQALFDAALALQEAGADMLVLECVPAGLAQKITAALSIPVIGIGSGVHTSGQVLVLHDILGVTLGKAPKFSKNFMFGQGSIQAAIGAYVAQVKARTFPDSSHLVAE, via the coding sequence ATGCGTAAACGTTTATCAAACCTACAAAAAACCCTTGCGGATGGCGAGGCTTTAGCTTGTCTAACGGCATATGATGCCTCGCAAGCCTATTGGGCGGCGCAATCTGGTGTTGATGTTTTGTTGGTAGGCGATTCACTTGGGATGGTGGTGCAAGGACACTCAACTACCTTGCCAGTGAGCTTAGATAATATGGTGTACCACACGCAGTTGGTTCAGCGCGGTAACGCACAAGCGCAGCACCCAGCTTATTGTATTGCTGATTTACCATTTATGAGCGATGCCACGATTGAGAGCGCCTTGCAAGCCGCCGGCCGTTTGATGAAAGAGGGCGGCGCGAATATGGTTAAACTTGAGGGGGCGCAACGTGTGGTGCCGATTATCCGAGCCTTGGCTCAGTTAGGTGTTCCGGTATGTGGGCATCTAGGCTTATTGCCACAGTCTGTGGAAAAACACGGTTATAAGGTGCAGGGAAAGGATGCTGTTTCGGCGCAGGCCTTGTTTGATGCGGCATTGGCTTTGCAAGAGGCCGGTGCGGATATGTTGGTGTTGGAATGTGTGCCGGCTGGACTGGCACAAAAAATTACCGCAGCCTTATCCATTCCCGTTATTGGCATCGGTTCTGGTGTGCATACATCCGGACAAGTTTTGGTTTTACACGATATTTTGGGTGTGACTTTGGGTAAGGCGCCGAAGTTTAGTAAAAATTTTATGTTTGGTCAGGGGTCTATTCAGGCGGCAATCGGCGCTTATGTTGCGCAAGTGAAAGCGCGTACTTTTCCTGATTCATCGCATTTGGTAGCGGAATAA
- the panC gene encoding pantoate--beta-alanine ligase produces MQVIETISKLRLVVQGWKRQGLTVAFVPTMGNLHQGHLSLVDVAKQKADKVVCSVFVNPLQFGPDEDFDRYPRTFEADKKLLSEQGADLLFFPSVQEVYPHGTAQQTLVKVLASLTENLEGAVRPGHFDGVSTVVLKLFNMVQPDCAVFGQKDYQQLRVIKMMVEDLSLPIKIIAAPIARDKNGLALSSRNQYLSAEQRQIAPKLQVVLQDIAAALQSGNRDFFALCEVAQQRLLREGFDQVDYIEICQPKTLQKSTDFDQEFVILGVARLGTTRLLDNILI; encoded by the coding sequence ATGCAAGTCATTGAAACGATTAGTAAATTGCGTTTAGTGGTGCAAGGTTGGAAGCGCCAAGGGTTAACGGTGGCATTTGTGCCTACGATGGGGAACTTACATCAAGGGCACCTAAGTTTGGTGGATGTTGCCAAGCAAAAAGCCGATAAGGTTGTCTGCAGTGTGTTTGTTAATCCACTGCAGTTTGGTCCTGATGAAGATTTTGACCGCTATCCACGAACCTTTGAAGCGGATAAAAAGTTGCTCAGTGAGCAGGGGGCGGATTTGCTGTTTTTCCCGAGTGTACAGGAAGTTTATCCGCATGGTACGGCACAACAGACCTTAGTTAAAGTGTTGGCCAGTTTAACTGAAAACCTAGAAGGTGCTGTCCGTCCAGGGCATTTTGACGGTGTCAGTACGGTGGTGCTGAAGTTGTTTAATATGGTACAACCAGATTGTGCTGTTTTTGGGCAGAAAGATTATCAGCAATTGCGCGTGATAAAGATGATGGTCGAGGATTTATCTTTGCCGATCAAAATCATTGCAGCGCCGATTGCTCGTGATAAAAATGGTTTGGCACTGAGTTCGCGTAACCAGTATTTGAGCGCTGAACAGCGTCAGATTGCGCCTAAATTACAGGTCGTTTTACAAGACATTGCCGCCGCTTTGCAGTCGGGTAATCGCGATTTTTTCGCTCTCTGTGAAGTTGCTCAGCAGCGTTTGTTAAGGGAAGGTTTTGATCAGGTTGACTATATCGAGATTTGTCAGCCAAAAACCTTACAAAAATCGACTGATTTCGATCAAGAGTTTGTCATTTTAGGCGTTGCCCGGCTTGGAACAACCCGCTTGCTGGATAATATTCTGATATAA
- a CDS encoding motility protein A encodes MSYSTLIGLLAGIIIVLIAMAMGEGVSLGVFFNVPGIMIVVGGTAAATMIRYSLADSLSAIGMSFHALKLNKETTDLNELVDITEELIRLSRAKGVLAMEEFEVGNRFYQNGVRMLVDGYSPELVAQSLREQTNLLNDKAETSAGVFRSIGEAAPAFGMIGTLVGLVQMLSNLSDPSAIGPAMAVAMLTTLYGAMIANLFALPVADKIASWTKNETYRQAMIIEAVDSIARGHNPAVMRDLLAPYLQGTAKSKQQDKGDEQ; translated from the coding sequence ATGAGTTACTCCACCCTTATTGGTCTACTCGCTGGCATCATCATTGTGCTGATCGCTATGGCGATGGGTGAGGGGGTTTCGCTTGGGGTTTTTTTCAACGTTCCCGGTATTATGATTGTGGTTGGCGGTACGGCTGCCGCCACGATGATTCGCTATTCTTTAGCAGATTCATTAAGTGCCATTGGGATGTCTTTTCACGCTCTGAAGTTGAATAAAGAAACAACGGATTTAAATGAGCTGGTTGATATTACCGAAGAATTGATTCGTTTGTCGCGCGCTAAAGGCGTATTGGCGATGGAGGAGTTTGAGGTAGGTAATCGTTTTTATCAAAATGGTGTGCGAATGTTGGTGGATGGTTATTCCCCAGAGTTAGTTGCGCAGAGTTTGCGTGAGCAAACGAATTTGCTGAATGATAAAGCGGAAACGAGTGCTGGCGTGTTTCGTTCAATTGGTGAAGCCGCTCCGGCGTTTGGCATGATTGGCACTCTAGTGGGCTTAGTGCAGATGCTTTCTAACCTAAGTGATCCTTCGGCGATTGGCCCCGCGATGGCCGTGGCGATGTTGACGACTCTGTATGGCGCAATGATTGCCAACTTATTTGCACTACCCGTGGCGGATAAGATTGCGTCTTGGACTAAAAATGAAACTTATCGACAAGCGATGATTATTGAAGCGGTTGATTCGATTGCCAGAGGCCATAATCCCGCGGTTATGCGGGATTTATTGGCGCCTTATTTACAGGGTACCGCTAAATCTAAACAGCAGGATAAAGGTGATGAGCAGTAA
- a CDS encoding OmpA/MotB family protein — MSSKPSGSPAWMATFADLMSLLMALFVLLFAMSSVDIVKYKAVVESFNETLGNGDELTPEQTSFFQSVQQGIDAQTPVIENPQTDEVDKSTREMQSLYKQLQSSFSLLGEQAVKIEFAEQSNQIKLVFPEQIAFDAGRAELKPHFVVLLRKLADLKKQPLLVKVVGHTDSRSITGGRFLNNWELSSARASSVVAQLVKDECVRPEQVQAIGVADTQPIDKSQTEQAFAKNRRVEILLLSMGEQNEKMAMQH; from the coding sequence ATGAGCAGTAAGCCATCAGGGAGTCCTGCATGGATGGCAACCTTTGCCGATTTAATGTCGTTATTGATGGCACTGTTTGTTTTGTTGTTTGCTATGTCATCGGTTGATATTGTGAAGTACAAGGCGGTAGTTGAATCTTTTAACGAAACCCTAGGTAATGGCGATGAGTTAACGCCAGAGCAAACCTCTTTTTTTCAGTCAGTACAGCAGGGCATTGATGCGCAAACGCCTGTGATTGAAAACCCACAAACGGATGAGGTGGACAAATCGACCAGAGAAATGCAGAGCTTGTATAAACAGTTACAGAGCAGTTTCTCATTATTAGGAGAGCAGGCGGTTAAGATTGAGTTTGCTGAGCAGAGTAATCAAATTAAGTTGGTTTTTCCTGAGCAGATTGCATTTGATGCTGGGCGTGCTGAGTTAAAACCGCATTTTGTGGTGCTTTTGCGCAAGCTGGCCGATTTAAAAAAACAGCCATTGTTGGTCAAAGTGGTTGGGCATACTGATAGCCGCTCGATAACTGGCGGTCGTTTTCTGAATAATTGGGAGTTATCCAGTGCCAGGGCGTCTTCGGTGGTTGCCCAGCTGGTTAAAGACGAATGTGTGCGTCCTGAACAGGTTCAAGCAATTGGCGTTGCCGACACTCAGCCGATTGATAAAAGTCAGACCGAGCAGGCTTTTGCCAAAAATCGCCGTGTAGAAATTTTGCTGTTATCTATGGGCGAGCAAAATGAAAAAATGGCGATGCAACATTAA
- the panD gene encoding aspartate 1-decarboxylase, whose translation MQITLLKSKLHRVKTTHAEVDYEGSCAIDGTLMDVAEIREYEQIQIYNVNNGERFTTYAIRGEENSGIISVNGAAAHKASPGDVLIIATYIAMSEKEAENFKPKMVYFEEHSNKISHTKNTIAVQKMDIAS comes from the coding sequence ATGCAAATCACTTTATTAAAATCTAAGCTGCACCGTGTCAAAACGACTCACGCAGAAGTCGATTATGAAGGCTCTTGCGCCATTGACGGCACTTTAATGGATGTCGCTGAGATTCGAGAATACGAACAAATTCAAATTTATAACGTCAATAACGGTGAGCGCTTTACCACTTATGCAATTCGAGGTGAAGAAAACAGCGGAATTATCTCGGTGAATGGCGCAGCGGCTCACAAAGCCTCGCCCGGTGATGTATTGATTATTGCGACCTATATCGCTATGTCCGAAAAGGAAGCGGAAAACTTCAAACCCAAAATGGTGTATTTTGAAGAGCATAGCAATAAAATATCGCACACTAAAAATACCATTGCAGTTCAAAAAATGGATATCGCTAGCTAA